A stretch of the Planctomycetota bacterium genome encodes the following:
- a CDS encoding alpha/beta fold hydrolase has translation MVRGTEHWTKPRPWVTRRRLAIALAIYAVLLIASHAVQRTSGGAVLPVPRPTGVVQLPEMTADGPHESGRTIDVAYMEWRSGVADAPLVLLVHGSPGDATNFQALAPVLTGRGIDAIAVDLPGFGGSEPWVADYSARSYARTCLALLDDLRARGDVPERVHLVGWSNGGSVLLNMADITRDDPAAVDLASLTLMLATGAQRTEGSGNFYFERAKYLLGFASLVAGVEAVPHFGLLGPTSFRHAFIRSFLDTDQRPLADVLRTMDEPLLILHGRHDFLIAPWAADEHHALAPRSTLVMTDADHFMPFLRPGLAVDHIAAFVRRHEDPATPAVRSAADLAVEPALDPLYRGFDALGSWLRTRHWTLEAAVVLAFALLSWRLGLVLAAVLVAGMHVDFGVASVGLALAIAIRGPGVWRRALCLVLGILALTPAWMLVRFGGWWAVEQYGTPALLAVVLITMPMTWVLPRLWTRTNRQRLRAGIGRWAGHEFWPTWLNHVLLAPTYIRQYIRYGHPVLFTAANPGIPGAGGFVGERKSLIVRDLEAAGAPVLPVELIPAGGDADARVRYAERAIAERPELGGYPIVCKPDVGERGLAVRVCDDAAELRAHIEGVPAAIILQRFDPAPHEIGLFWVRQTPPGRPDAGGLEGEIFAITRKVFPRIEGDGVHTLRELVLDDDRFRVQEPVFARRFGRAIDLVPPRGEVVRLGLAGNHSMGCRFEDAAELITDALTHAIDRVCRQYPDADGTPGGLDIGRFDIRYADEESLMRGEGFSIVELNGSSAEATNVYDPRRTWWWAINVMSRQWAHAYRLGAMRRELGVRPVGPIELIRMSRRHQEVRDATERPETA, from the coding sequence GTGGTCCGCGGCACGGAGCACTGGACGAAGCCCAGGCCCTGGGTCACGCGGCGGCGGCTCGCCATCGCACTGGCGATCTACGCGGTGCTGCTGATCGCGTCGCATGCCGTGCAACGCACCAGCGGCGGCGCGGTGCTGCCGGTGCCACGGCCCACCGGCGTCGTCCAGCTGCCCGAGATGACGGCCGACGGTCCGCACGAGAGCGGCCGCACCATCGATGTCGCGTATATGGAGTGGCGATCGGGAGTGGCGGACGCGCCGCTGGTGCTGCTGGTGCACGGCTCGCCCGGCGACGCGACCAACTTCCAGGCCCTCGCGCCGGTGCTCACCGGCCGGGGCATCGACGCGATCGCCGTCGATCTGCCGGGCTTCGGCGGGTCCGAGCCCTGGGTGGCGGACTACTCGGCCCGCAGCTACGCCCGCACCTGCCTGGCGCTGCTCGACGATCTGCGGGCCCGCGGCGACGTGCCCGAGCGGGTGCACCTAGTCGGCTGGTCCAACGGCGGCTCGGTGCTGCTCAACATGGCCGACATCACCCGCGACGATCCGGCGGCCGTCGATCTCGCCAGCCTCACGCTCATGCTCGCCACGGGCGCGCAGCGGACCGAGGGCTCGGGCAACTTCTACTTCGAGCGGGCCAAGTACCTGCTGGGATTCGCGTCGCTGGTCGCGGGCGTCGAGGCCGTGCCGCACTTCGGGCTGCTTGGGCCCACGAGCTTCCGCCACGCGTTCATCCGCAGCTTCCTGGATACCGACCAGCGGCCGCTCGCGGACGTGCTTCGGACGATGGACGAGCCGCTGCTCATCCTGCACGGCCGCCACGATTTCCTGATTGCGCCCTGGGCCGCCGACGAGCACCACGCCCTCGCGCCCCGCTCGACGCTCGTGATGACCGACGCCGACCACTTCATGCCCTTCCTGCGTCCCGGGCTGGCCGTCGACCACATCGCCGCCTTCGTGCGCCGGCACGAGGATCCCGCGACGCCGGCGGTCCGCAGCGCCGCCGACCTGGCGGTCGAGCCGGCGCTCGACCCGCTGTACCGCGGCTTCGACGCGCTGGGCTCGTGGCTCCGCACCCGGCACTGGACGCTCGAGGCGGCGGTGGTGCTCGCGTTCGCGCTGCTGTCCTGGCGGCTGGGACTCGTGCTGGCGGCGGTGCTCGTGGCCGGCATGCACGTGGACTTTGGCGTCGCGAGCGTCGGCCTGGCCCTGGCGATCGCGATCCGCGGGCCGGGCGTGTGGCGGCGGGCGCTCTGCCTGGTGCTGGGCATCCTGGCGCTCACGCCGGCGTGGATGCTCGTGCGCTTCGGCGGGTGGTGGGCGGTCGAGCAATACGGCACGCCCGCGCTCCTCGCCGTCGTGCTGATCACGATGCCGATGACCTGGGTGCTGCCCCGGCTGTGGACGCGGACCAACCGCCAGCGTCTGCGGGCGGGCATCGGTCGCTGGGCGGGGCACGAGTTCTGGCCCACATGGCTCAACCACGTGCTGCTCGCGCCAACCTACATCCGCCAGTACATCCGCTACGGGCACCCGGTGCTGTTCACGGCCGCCAACCCCGGCATCCCGGGCGCTGGGGGCTTCGTCGGCGAGCGAAAGTCCCTGATCGTGCGCGATCTGGAGGCCGCCGGCGCGCCCGTGCTCCCCGTCGAGCTCATCCCCGCCGGCGGCGACGCCGACGCGCGCGTGCGGTACGCCGAGCGGGCGATCGCCGAGCGGCCCGAACTGGGTGGCTATCCGATCGTGTGCAAGCCCGACGTCGGCGAGCGTGGGCTGGCGGTCCGCGTGTGCGATGACGCCGCTGAGCTGCGGGCCCACATCGAGGGCGTGCCCGCGGCGATCATCCTGCAGCGCTTCGATCCCGCGCCGCACGAGATCGGGCTGTTCTGGGTCCGCCAGACGCCGCCGGGGCGACCCGACGCAGGCGGGCTCGAGGGCGAGATCTTCGCGATCACCCGCAAGGTCTTCCCGCGGATCGAGGGCGACGGCGTGCACACGCTGCGGGAGCTGGTGCTCGACGACGACCGCTTCCGCGTGCAGGAGCCGGTGTTCGCCCGGCGGTTCGGCCGCGCGATCGACCTGGTGCCGCCGCGAGGCGAGGTCGTGCGGCTAGGGCTCGCGGGCAACCACTCGATGGGCTGCCGCTTCGAGGACGCCGCCGAGCTGATCACCGACGCGCTCACGCATGCGATCGACCGCGTCTGCCGACAATACCCCGACGCGGACGGTACGCCCGGCGGGCTGGACATCGGCCGCTTCGACATCCGCTACGCCGACGAGGAGTCACTCATGCGGGGCGAGGGCTTCTCGATCGTGGAGCTCAATGGCTCGTCGGCCGAGGCGACCAACGTCTACGACCCCCGCCGCACGTGGTGGTGGGCCATCAACGTGATGAGCAGGCAGTGGGCCCACGCCTACCGGCTGGGCGCCATGCGTCGGGAGCTGGGGGTACGGCCCGTCGGACCGATCGAGCTGATCCGCATGTCGCGGCGGCACCAGGAGGTCCGCGACGCGACGGAGCGACCAGAGACCGCGTGA
- the rlmN gene encoding 23S rRNA (adenine(2503)-C(2))-methyltransferase RlmN, producing the protein MAAHVRQTAALPSAGEIPSPLGATADDWVAAVGPRVKGGRLWALRAYRAFYREGRVDDLVFAQVGAPAVGPITREMREDTPEGPITKFIQRLDIERQGHALETESVVIPMIGRRGRLAHSLCVSSQVGCAMGCAFCETAQMGLMASLTPAQIVGQWHAARHQLGADPSNLVFMGMGEPLDNTEAVLQAIAVLTDHNGPGLAMSKVTVSTVGRLDGLARLREAVLQPGWHRLGVSISLNAPNDAIRSQIMPINRAMPMDRLREALLDFPLGTGKPYLIAYVLIPGLNDAMEHADELAEWVAPLRCMVNVIPYNPRRDSPWPAPEESSVARFVERLSSRGVFVKRRRTKGRGTMAACGQLGNPRIRRRRVVEPPAMPVTVSVPG; encoded by the coding sequence ATGGCCGCACACGTGCGTCAGACCGCCGCCCTGCCGTCCGCGGGCGAGATCCCCTCGCCGCTGGGGGCCACCGCCGACGACTGGGTCGCCGCGGTCGGTCCACGCGTGAAGGGCGGCCGCCTGTGGGCGCTGCGGGCCTACCGCGCGTTCTACCGCGAGGGCCGCGTCGACGATCTCGTGTTTGCACAGGTGGGGGCGCCCGCGGTCGGTCCGATCACCCGCGAGATGCGCGAGGACACGCCCGAGGGGCCCATCACCAAGTTCATCCAGCGGCTCGACATCGAGCGGCAGGGCCACGCGCTGGAGACCGAGAGCGTCGTCATCCCGATGATCGGGCGGCGGGGCCGGCTGGCGCACTCGCTGTGCGTCAGCAGCCAGGTCGGCTGCGCCATGGGCTGCGCGTTCTGCGAGACCGCGCAGATGGGCTTGATGGCCTCGCTGACGCCCGCGCAGATCGTCGGCCAGTGGCACGCCGCCCGGCACCAGCTCGGCGCCGATCCAAGCAACCTGGTGTTCATGGGCATGGGCGAGCCGCTGGACAACACCGAGGCCGTGCTGCAGGCCATCGCCGTGCTCACCGACCACAACGGCCCGGGGCTGGCGATGAGCAAGGTCACCGTGTCGACCGTGGGGCGGCTCGACGGGCTCGCGCGGCTCCGCGAGGCGGTGCTGCAGCCGGGCTGGCATCGGCTGGGCGTCTCGATCAGCCTCAACGCGCCCAACGACGCCATCCGCAGCCAGATCATGCCCATCAACCGCGCCATGCCCATGGATCGCCTCCGCGAGGCGCTGCTCGACTTCCCGCTGGGCACCGGCAAGCCCTACCTGATCGCGTACGTGCTCATCCCGGGCCTCAACGACGCGATGGAGCACGCCGACGAGCTGGCCGAGTGGGTCGCTCCGCTGCGGTGCATGGTCAACGTGATTCCCTACAACCCCCGGCGTGATTCGCCCTGGCCCGCGCCCGAGGAATCGAGCGTGGCGCGTTTCGTCGAGCGGTTGTCGTCGCGGGGCGTGTTCGTCAAGCGGCGGCGGACCAAGGGCCGCGGCACGATGGCGGCGTGCGGCCAGCTGGGCAATCCGCGCATCCGGCGACGCCGCGTCGTGGAGCCGCCGGCGATGCCCGTCACCGTGAGCGTTCCCGGGTAG
- a CDS encoding type II secretion system protein translates to MRPTRPGRRGFTLIELLIVIGVIAVLAALIVPAAASARQTAQSTVTLQRLGQLATVGTLYATDNRDRIWTARDWLKTIEGDRALPGLLVRGEYITDGGVLECAINRRRLPLDRTGEPASPPPSLFANAEIDTDFAFVHQVEGARLGLHTRFAYYRQPRERGWSAGVWLDDGAALEPLPGVPLFVEEHLRFAHAWDEMATFKGFDQLERRHGGARGGQTQMAFLDGHAAAIAPPPTEDDRGLDVGDLTAGHFYLSAAGGRWRAMTLSDRYRYGWVNDPR, encoded by the coding sequence ATGCGACCGACCAGACCTGGCCGCCGCGGCTTCACGCTCATCGAGCTGCTGATCGTCATCGGCGTCATCGCCGTCCTGGCGGCCCTGATCGTGCCCGCGGCCGCGTCGGCGCGGCAGACCGCCCAGAGCACCGTCACGCTCCAGCGGCTCGGCCAACTCGCGACCGTCGGAACCCTCTATGCGACCGATAATCGCGACCGCATCTGGACCGCACGGGACTGGCTCAAGACCATCGAAGGCGACCGGGCCCTTCCCGGGCTGCTCGTGCGGGGCGAGTACATCACCGACGGCGGCGTGCTGGAGTGCGCGATCAATCGACGCCGGCTGCCGCTGGACCGCACGGGCGAGCCGGCCAGCCCGCCGCCGTCGCTGTTCGCGAACGCCGAGATCGATACGGACTTCGCGTTCGTGCACCAGGTCGAGGGCGCACGACTCGGGCTGCACACGCGGTTCGCCTACTACCGCCAGCCGCGGGAGCGGGGCTGGTCAGCGGGCGTGTGGCTGGACGACGGGGCGGCCCTCGAGCCGCTGCCCGGCGTGCCCCTGTTCGTCGAAGAGCACCTCCGCTTCGCGCACGCCTGGGACGAGATGGCGACCTTCAAGGGCTTCGACCAGCTCGAGCGGCGGCACGGCGGCGCCCGCGGCGGGCAGACGCAGATGGCCTTCCTCGACGGACACGCCGCCGCCATCGCGCCCCCGCCCACCGAGGACGACCGCGGGCTGGACGTGGGAGACCTGACCGCCGGCCACTTCTACCTCAGCGCCGCCGGCGGCCGCTGGCGGGCGATGACGCTCTCGGACCGCTATCGCTACGGGTGGGTCAACGACCCCCGCTGA
- a CDS encoding DNA starvation/stationary phase protection protein: MSQPSPEAEATIVQGLNGLLADAVVLRYKLQSYHWNVRGPHFFDLHEQFEVLYTAWTDHIDAIAERIRAKEATPLPTLSRCVQQSRLAEEEGQPEARTMVERTIADLLTIHAAARDVIDAAESAGDRTSVNLVDDICDEIAKKTWMLRSWHHGAP; encoded by the coding sequence ATGAGCCAGCCCTCGCCCGAAGCCGAAGCCACCATCGTCCAGGGCCTCAACGGCCTGCTCGCCGACGCCGTGGTCCTCCGCTACAAGCTCCAGAGCTACCACTGGAACGTCCGCGGGCCACACTTCTTCGATCTGCACGAGCAGTTCGAGGTGCTCTATACGGCGTGGACGGACCACATCGATGCGATCGCCGAGCGGATCCGGGCCAAGGAGGCCACGCCGCTGCCGACGCTCTCTCGGTGCGTCCAGCAATCGCGCCTCGCCGAGGAGGAGGGCCAGCCCGAGGCCCGCACGATGGTGGAGCGGACGATCGCCGACCTGCTGACCATCCATGCCGCCGCGCGGGACGTCATCGACGCCGCCGAGTCCGCGGGCGACCGCACGAGCGTCAACCTGGTGGACGACATCTGCGACGAGATCGCCAAGAAGACCTGGATGCTGCGGTCCTGGCACCACGGCGCGCCGTAG
- a CDS encoding serine hydrolase domain-containing protein, producing the protein MTSLRCASRCTLAGLAALCAAPAARGQACDYAATDAAARAIVDARPLIAGGGLRLEDPLLPGPSLESFYGGYDASTAIPIASATKLLSAIVVMTCVERDGLDLDEPVATYLPEFVGLKGTMTVRQMFSHTSGLPGQSPFVGATDITLAEAVRRIAAETPLEAMPGTRFCYGGVSMHVAGRVCEVVSGTDWDTLFAERVAIPLGMTATDYDGLAVTTNPRIAGGAQSSLRDYARVIRMLVDGGVYRGTRILERASIDAMFADQTADFPFACTPPSVGDRRYGLGVWVLDRADGTAIVESPGAFGWTPWVELDTNGAPILGGVFMVQDSFARLAADIEGVQARALADRSACTPCAADLDADGRLTLFDFLAFQVAFAVGAQAGDYDRSGALDLFDFLAFSNDFALGCP; encoded by the coding sequence ATGACCTCGCTCCGATGCGCGTCCCGCTGCACGCTCGCGGGCCTCGCCGCCCTGTGCGCCGCTCCGGCCGCCCGTGGCCAGGCGTGCGATTACGCGGCGACCGATGCCGCCGCCCGGGCCATCGTAGATGCCCGCCCGCTGATCGCCGGGGGCGGCCTGCGACTCGAGGATCCGCTGCTGCCCGGGCCATCGCTCGAGTCGTTCTATGGCGGCTACGACGCCTCGACGGCCATCCCGATCGCCAGCGCTACCAAGCTGCTCTCGGCGATCGTGGTGATGACCTGCGTGGAGCGCGACGGGCTCGACCTCGACGAGCCCGTCGCGACCTACCTGCCCGAGTTCGTGGGGCTCAAGGGCACGATGACCGTGCGGCAGATGTTCAGCCACACGTCCGGCCTGCCCGGCCAGAGCCCCTTCGTCGGTGCCACCGACATCACGCTGGCCGAGGCGGTCCGCCGGATCGCCGCCGAAACGCCGCTGGAGGCGATGCCCGGCACCCGCTTCTGCTACGGCGGGGTCTCGATGCACGTGGCGGGCCGCGTGTGCGAGGTTGTGAGCGGCACGGACTGGGACACGCTCTTCGCCGAGCGCGTGGCGATCCCCCTCGGCATGACCGCCACCGACTACGACGGCCTGGCCGTCACCACCAATCCCCGCATCGCCGGCGGCGCGCAGAGCTCGCTGCGGGACTACGCCCGCGTGATCCGGATGCTCGTCGACGGCGGCGTGTACCGGGGCACGCGGATCCTCGAGCGGGCGTCGATCGACGCCATGTTCGCCGACCAGACCGCGGACTTCCCCTTCGCGTGCACACCGCCGAGCGTCGGCGATCGTCGCTACGGGCTGGGCGTCTGGGTGCTCGATCGGGCGGACGGCACGGCAATCGTCGAGAGCCCCGGCGCCTTCGGCTGGACGCCCTGGGTGGAGCTGGACACCAACGGTGCGCCGATCCTGGGCGGGGTCTTCATGGTCCAGGACAGCTTCGCAAGGCTGGCGGCCGACATCGAGGGCGTGCAGGCTCGGGCGCTCGCCGATCGGAGCGCTTGCACGCCCTGCGCCGCGGACCTCGACGCCGACGGGAGGCTGACGCTGTTCGACTTCCTGGCGTTCCAGGTCGCGTTCGCCGTCGGTGCCCAGGCCGGTGACTACGACCGCAGCGGTGCGCTGGACCTCTTCGACTTCCTGGCGTTCTCGAACGACTTCGCGCTCGGCTGCCCCTGA
- a CDS encoding type 1 glutamine amidotransferase, translating into MATIIVIQDGDDLGPGRLGITLRDHGYRLAICRVDRDGGDAIPADLDGAHGVLVMGSDVAPDADLPWIDRTLDLVRKAHDAELPVIGVCMGHQLIARALGGTLERMPEVALGFDRVDITVAGQTETMLAGVPWGVQQFQSHEYHVSQPPEGSTVLASGERCPVEAFRVGIRTYGFQYHFEFDRPAITAHVAARLAKMRERGMTLASLERDLDEHYAAFARAADRLCINIASFAFPFNRLLAV; encoded by the coding sequence ATGGCGACGATCATCGTAATCCAGGACGGCGACGACCTCGGCCCCGGACGCCTCGGCATCACCCTGCGGGACCACGGGTACCGCCTTGCCATCTGCCGCGTCGATCGCGATGGCGGCGACGCGATCCCCGCGGATCTCGACGGCGCCCACGGCGTGCTGGTCATGGGCAGTGATGTCGCTCCCGATGCCGACCTGCCCTGGATCGACCGCACACTCGACCTCGTGCGGAAGGCCCACGACGCGGAACTGCCGGTCATCGGCGTGTGCATGGGCCACCAGCTCATCGCCCGGGCCCTCGGCGGCACGCTCGAGCGGATGCCCGAGGTTGCCCTGGGCTTCGACCGGGTGGATATCACCGTGGCGGGCCAGACCGAGACGATGCTCGCCGGCGTGCCCTGGGGCGTGCAGCAGTTCCAGAGCCACGAGTACCACGTGAGCCAGCCGCCCGAGGGCTCGACCGTGCTGGCCTCCGGCGAGCGGTGCCCGGTCGAGGCGTTCCGCGTCGGCATCCGCACCTACGGCTTCCAGTACCACTTCGAGTTCGATCGCCCTGCGATCACCGCGCACGTCGCGGCGCGGCTGGCGAAGATGCGGGAGCGTGGGATGACGCTCGCGTCGCTCGAGCGCGATCTCGACGAGCACTACGCCGCCTTTGCCCGCGCCGCGGATCGGCTGTGCATCAACATCGCGTCCTTCGCGTTCCCGTTCAACCGGCTGCTGGCGGTGTAG